Proteins from a single region of Rhodovibrio salinarum DSM 9154:
- a CDS encoding lysine--tRNA ligase — translation MSETIADPLHRRDDISREELRALALNAKAWPFAEARKVLERIGHKTPEKGHVLFETGYGPSGLPHIGTFGEVARTTMVRRAFQAMSDVPTRLVCFSDDMDGLRKVPDNIPNQDAVREHLGKPLTRIPDPFGTHESFGHHNNARLQGFLDFFGFDYEFVSATDCYTSGRFDQALLTVLRHYDEVMAVMLPTLGKERQQTYSPFLPVSPKSGKVLQVPLLDRDPEAGTITFADEDGERITQPVTGGHAKLQWKPDWAMRWFALDVDYEMSGKDLIDSAKIGGQLVKLWGGRPPEGFHYELFLDDNGEKISKSKGNGLSVDEWLTYAPSDSLGLYMFQKPGSAKKLYFDVIPKAVDEYLTFLRKFDAQSAQERLENPVWHVHGGNPPASESGLSFSILLNLASATNTDDRTVLWGFITRYVPDAGPQATPILDKLVDHAIRYYQDFVKPHKRYRAPTDAERAALEDLRQRLDALPADAEAEAIQTEVYESGKAHGFEKLRDWFKALYEILLGQQQGPRMGSFIALYGLGEFKTLLDRALAGEDLSQG, via the coding sequence GTGTCCGAGACGATTGCCGATCCCCTGCACCGCCGCGATGACATCTCCCGCGAGGAGCTGCGCGCGCTGGCCCTGAACGCCAAGGCCTGGCCGTTCGCCGAGGCGCGCAAGGTGCTGGAGCGGATCGGGCACAAAACGCCCGAGAAAGGGCATGTGCTGTTCGAGACCGGCTATGGTCCTTCCGGCCTGCCGCACATCGGCACGTTCGGGGAGGTGGCGCGCACCACCATGGTCCGCCGCGCCTTCCAGGCGATGAGCGACGTGCCCACCCGTCTGGTCTGCTTTTCCGACGATATGGACGGGCTGCGCAAGGTCCCGGACAACATCCCCAACCAGGACGCGGTGCGCGAACACCTGGGCAAGCCGCTGACCCGGATTCCCGACCCTTTCGGTACGCACGAAAGCTTCGGCCACCACAACAACGCCCGTCTGCAGGGTTTCCTCGACTTCTTCGGCTTCGACTACGAGTTCGTCTCGGCGACCGACTGCTACACCAGTGGCCGGTTCGACCAGGCGTTGCTCACCGTGCTGCGCCACTACGACGAGGTCATGGCGGTGATGCTGCCCACCCTGGGCAAGGAGCGCCAGCAGACCTACAGCCCGTTCCTGCCGGTCAGCCCCAAGAGCGGTAAGGTGTTGCAGGTGCCGCTGCTGGACCGGGACCCGGAGGCCGGGACGATCACCTTCGCGGACGAGGACGGCGAACGGATCACCCAGCCGGTCACCGGTGGACACGCGAAGCTGCAGTGGAAGCCCGACTGGGCGATGCGCTGGTTCGCGCTCGACGTCGACTACGAGATGTCGGGCAAGGATCTGATCGACAGCGCCAAGATCGGCGGTCAGCTGGTCAAGCTCTGGGGCGGCCGGCCGCCGGAGGGCTTCCACTACGAGCTGTTCCTGGACGACAACGGCGAGAAGATCTCCAAGTCCAAGGGCAACGGGCTCAGCGTCGACGAGTGGCTGACCTATGCGCCGTCGGACAGCCTCGGCCTGTACATGTTCCAGAAGCCGGGCTCGGCGAAGAAGCTCTACTTCGACGTCATTCCCAAGGCGGTCGACGAGTACCTGACCTTCCTGCGCAAGTTCGACGCGCAGTCGGCGCAGGAGCGGCTGGAGAACCCGGTCTGGCACGTCCACGGCGGCAACCCGCCGGCGAGCGAGAGCGGCCTGTCGTTCTCGATCCTGCTCAACCTGGCGAGCGCGACCAACACCGATGACCGCACCGTCCTCTGGGGCTTCATCACCCGCTACGTGCCCGATGCGGGACCGCAGGCGACCCCGATCCTGGACAAGCTGGTCGATCACGCGATCCGCTACTACCAGGACTTCGTGAAGCCCCATAAGCGCTACCGCGCGCCCACCGACGCCGAGCGCGCGGCGCTAGAGGACCTGCGCCAGCGCCTGGACGCGCTGCCGGCGGACGCCGAGGCCGAGGCGATCCAGACGGAGGTCTACGAGTCCGGCAAGGCGCACGGCTTCGAGAAGCTGCGCGACTGGTTCAAGGCGCTCTACGAGATCCTGCTCGGCCAGCAGCAGGGCCCACGCATGGGCTCCTTCATCGCGCTCTACGGGCTGGGTGAGTTCAAGACCCTGCTCGACCGCGCGCTGGCGGGCGAGGACCTGAGCCAGGGGTAG
- a CDS encoding ISAs1 family transposase, with protein MSRAFVRRWAGGRFVLGQKGFRSGDGDSEITAARALLACLDLRGVLVTADAIHCQDETVRTVLEQGGDYLLALKDNRPALHSEVAKLFEAAEGHGIEPLVTTDKGHGRIEVRRHYVSHDLSWLNGPKTAAGLPELPPGLGCLAMVEAEVTRNGQTTITRRYYLGSAKMTAQRFAEAVRGHWRIENSLHWVLDETFDEDRARNRADNAPENLAVLRKLALNLLRNARRDLSISLKRKRVGWSNQIAYDILGQMR; from the coding sequence GTGAGCCGGGCGTTCGTCCGGAGGTGGGCAGGTGGGCGCTTCGTCCTGGGCCAGAAAGGTTTCCGGTCGGGCGACGGCGATAGCGAGATCACGGCCGCGCGGGCGCTTCTGGCGTGCCTGGATCTGCGCGGGGTTCTGGTCACCGCGGATGCGATCCACTGCCAGGACGAGACCGTCCGGACGGTGCTGGAGCAGGGCGGCGACTATCTCCTGGCGTTGAAGGACAATCGCCCCGCGTTGCACAGCGAGGTGGCGAAGCTCTTTGAAGCTGCCGAAGGCCACGGCATCGAACCGCTGGTGACGACCGACAAGGGCCACGGGCGGATCGAGGTCCGGCGACACTATGTCAGCCATGATCTCAGCTGGCTCAACGGACCCAAAACCGCCGCAGGGCTGCCAGAGCTACCGCCTGGGCTGGGCTGCCTCGCGATGGTGGAGGCCGAGGTGACACGCAACGGCCAGACCACCATAACGCGGCGCTACTACCTTGGGTCCGCAAAGATGACCGCCCAACGCTTCGCCGAGGCCGTGCGCGGTCATTGGCGGATTGAGAACAGCCTACATTGGGTCCTCGACGAAACCTTCGATGAGGACAGAGCCCGCAACCGGGCCGACAACGCCCCCGAGAACCTCGCTGTGTTGCGCAAGCTGGCCCTCAACTTGCTACGCAACGCGCGACGGGATCTCTCCATCAGCCTGAAACGCAAGCGGGTCGGCTGGTCCAACCAGATCGCCTACGACATCCTCGGCCAAATGCGATAG
- a CDS encoding IS4 family transposase, translating to MLDALPTDDRHQELTTYLGSVFGENVHVKRIESLSAATLGVIKSASLAVCTIGQALAQARELTTKHAIKQVDRLLSNSAIDVWEMFADWVPEVVGNAQDIAVVIDWTEFDADDQATLVASLVTSHGRSTPLIWLTVWKDELENAQSDYEDAVLRRLWEVLPPDVAVTVLADRGFGDRKLMGFLDELGFEYVIRIRGNITVEAANGETRKSAQWVGKQGRARKLSNARITRARKPVPAVVCVHARGMKEPWCLVTSKAEAKAAEIKNLYSRRWTTDIDQT from the coding sequence TTGCTCGACGCATTGCCCACCGACGATCGTCACCAGGAGCTGACCACCTATCTCGGCTCGGTCTTCGGGGAGAACGTCCACGTCAAGCGGATCGAGTCCCTCAGCGCGGCGACGCTGGGCGTTATTAAGAGCGCGTCGCTGGCGGTCTGCACGATCGGACAGGCCCTGGCGCAGGCCCGCGAGCTGACGACCAAGCACGCCATCAAGCAGGTGGACCGCCTGCTGAGCAATTCCGCCATCGATGTCTGGGAGATGTTCGCCGACTGGGTGCCCGAGGTGGTCGGCAACGCCCAGGACATCGCCGTGGTGATCGACTGGACCGAGTTCGATGCGGACGACCAGGCGACCCTGGTGGCGAGCTTGGTCACCAGCCACGGCCGGTCCACACCACTGATCTGGCTGACCGTCTGGAAGGACGAGCTCGAAAACGCCCAGAGTGATTACGAGGATGCCGTCTTGCGCCGACTTTGGGAGGTGCTGCCACCCGACGTGGCGGTCACCGTCCTGGCGGATCGCGGCTTCGGCGACCGCAAGCTCATGGGCTTCCTGGACGAGCTGGGCTTCGAGTATGTCATCCGCATCCGCGGCAACATCACGGTCGAGGCGGCCAACGGCGAGACGCGCAAGAGCGCCCAGTGGGTCGGCAAGCAGGGGCGCGCCCGAAAGCTGTCGAACGCCCGCATCACCCGGGCTCGCAAGCCGGTGCCCGCCGTGGTCTGCGTCCACGCGAGGGGGATGAAGGAACCGTGGTGCCTGGTGACCAGCAAGGCCGAGGCCAAGGCCGCCGAGATCAAGAATCTGTACTCTCGGCGCTGGACCACGGATATCGACCAGACATGA
- a CDS encoding IS200/IS605 family element transposase accessory protein TnpB, whose amino-acid sequence MTRTFCTVIRDTDDEAVLGPWARHMASLRHWAFKQQYVRGRPVKDVKRDGIARFGVSARQFNGIRFDLDQAVNSWRGQIDHRVKDLADQLKHAGKAVTRLERKLQDERRKTDPSRRKIRNVQFGLHQKKRRQATLQARLDAARAEARRSVPKICFGGRGKLRRGEIGEWRERRTRMITLVGSKDEAAGNQTVETLTVRLPDALGGGFKTLHGVQFRYGQAEMRAALDLGAGITWRFYRRDDGAWQANATIEEPAPAVTATTRAGTIGLDLNVEHVAVMVVDRYGNAVERWSEPFPTAGTDTNEAAAMIGDAVKRIVDAAWARGMAVACENLDFQQKKAGLHNVSKHHARRLSGFEYTQFHARLAARWGRCGVELHAVNPAYSSLIGEKKYARGLNLTRHHAAALVLARRAMGYGERLVCMRRDALVSAAQHEARHVWPRWRGARPRRSRETHRPTATSAPGRTRTGAARRSRACAVASPPAVSTRSDRTSAGAAVPPANPV is encoded by the coding sequence ATGACCCGGACGTTCTGCACGGTCATCCGCGATACGGACGACGAGGCGGTGCTCGGGCCGTGGGCGCGGCACATGGCGTCTCTCCGGCATTGGGCGTTCAAGCAGCAGTATGTGCGCGGTCGGCCGGTCAAGGACGTCAAACGCGATGGCATCGCCCGGTTCGGCGTTTCCGCCCGGCAGTTCAACGGCATCCGGTTCGATCTCGACCAGGCGGTGAACTCCTGGCGGGGGCAGATCGATCACCGGGTGAAAGACCTTGCGGATCAGCTCAAACACGCCGGAAAAGCCGTAACCCGGCTCGAGCGTAAGCTTCAGGACGAGCGGCGAAAGACAGACCCGTCCCGTCGCAAAATCCGCAACGTCCAGTTCGGCTTGCACCAGAAGAAGCGTCGGCAAGCGACCTTGCAGGCCCGTCTCGACGCGGCCCGGGCCGAAGCGCGTCGATCCGTCCCGAAGATCTGCTTTGGCGGCCGTGGGAAACTGCGCCGGGGCGAGATCGGTGAATGGCGTGAGCGACGTACCCGCATGATCACGCTGGTCGGCTCGAAGGATGAGGCGGCCGGCAACCAGACGGTGGAGACCCTCACGGTCCGTCTCCCGGATGCGCTGGGCGGCGGCTTCAAGACGTTGCACGGCGTGCAGTTCCGTTACGGTCAGGCGGAGATGCGCGCCGCCCTGGACCTGGGCGCGGGTATCACGTGGCGTTTTTATCGCCGGGACGACGGCGCCTGGCAGGCCAACGCGACCATCGAGGAACCGGCGCCGGCCGTCACCGCCACGACCCGCGCCGGCACGATAGGGCTGGATCTGAACGTGGAGCACGTGGCGGTGATGGTGGTGGACCGGTACGGCAATGCGGTCGAGCGCTGGTCCGAGCCGTTCCCCACGGCCGGTACGGACACGAACGAAGCCGCGGCGATGATCGGCGATGCGGTGAAGCGGATCGTCGACGCGGCGTGGGCCCGCGGCATGGCTGTGGCGTGCGAGAACCTGGACTTCCAGCAGAAAAAGGCGGGTCTGCACAACGTCTCGAAGCATCATGCCCGGCGCCTGAGCGGGTTCGAGTACACGCAGTTCCACGCCAGGCTGGCCGCCCGCTGGGGGCGCTGCGGGGTGGAGCTTCACGCGGTGAACCCAGCGTACTCATCGCTCATCGGCGAGAAGAAATACGCCCGGGGCTTGAACCTGACGCGCCATCACGCGGCGGCGCTCGTTCTGGCCCGCCGGGCGATGGGATACGGCGAGCGTCTCGTCTGCATGCGCCGTGACGCCCTCGTCTCAGCCGCGCAGCATGAGGCGAGGCACGTATGGCCCCGATGGCGGGGCGCTCGCCCGAGGCGTTCGCGGGAGACGCACCGTCCCACCGCGACGTCGGCGCCCGGACGCACCCGGACCGGGGCGGCTCGCCGGAGCCGGGCCTGCGCGGTGGCCTCGCCACCGGCTGTGTCCACCCGCTCCGACCGGACGTCAGCCGGGGCTGCTGTTCCCCCGGCGAACCCTGTCTGA
- a CDS encoding fatty acyl-AMP ligase, with product MANKPMPATPASGAPEVTPTSDPSLAYRPADFANLTDALDYAARGETGLNFYDRRGRVATVVSYAALRRRALEVARGLLAQGLERGERVALVAEMAPAFAVGFFACQYAGLHAVPVPAQAGLGNSAGYVDGLRRILVSARARIALGGERDLEPLKAAVAGLQVGRVTTVAALLDEAGSGPGEGALQPLGPAEISHVQYSSGSTRDPVGIQIDQHGLMANAARAVRDGLAIGADDRAVSWLPFYHDMGLIGFLAMPVTCQMSVDYLAPEAFALRPTLWLELISANRGTVAFSPTFGYELCTRRAPGLKELDLSSWRIAGVGGERVRPETLEAFAATFAPAGFHATAFTPSYGLAEATLAVSFHATRHAPVVDTVDATALMRDGEARPVSAGDTAQACRFVACGRPLTDHQVQIRDSAGRRLAERAVGRIFVAGPSLMRGYVDNDANSVGAPQPDGWPDGWLDTGDLGYLADGALYVTGRRKDLIIVNGRNIPPQDLEWVAEQAVDRLSDRDTAAFSVLDSAGRETPVLLAQIRARDPQVRKRLRERIQAALFQSLAITCRVILVPPRSLPFTSSGKLSRTKARELYLSGSLGNAGPAATAGE from the coding sequence GTGGCTAATAAGCCTATGCCTGCCACCCCCGCCTCGGGGGCGCCAGAGGTAACACCCACCAGCGACCCGTCCCTGGCATACCGCCCTGCCGATTTCGCCAACCTGACCGACGCCCTGGACTACGCAGCCCGGGGTGAGACCGGGCTCAATTTCTACGACCGCCGGGGCCGAGTGGCGACCGTTGTGAGCTACGCCGCGTTGCGGCGGCGCGCACTTGAGGTGGCGCGCGGGCTCCTTGCCCAGGGGCTGGAGCGCGGCGAGCGCGTCGCGCTGGTTGCGGAGATGGCCCCAGCGTTCGCCGTCGGGTTTTTCGCCTGTCAATACGCGGGCCTTCACGCGGTGCCTGTGCCCGCGCAGGCCGGCCTGGGCAACTCGGCGGGTTACGTCGACGGTTTGCGGCGCATCCTTGTTAGTGCGCGCGCCCGGATCGCACTGGGCGGAGAGAGGGACCTCGAACCGCTTAAGGCGGCGGTGGCCGGACTGCAGGTCGGCCGTGTAACCACCGTCGCAGCGCTACTGGACGAGGCCGGTTCGGGGCCTGGGGAAGGCGCGCTGCAGCCGCTCGGCCCGGCGGAGATCAGCCACGTCCAGTACTCCTCGGGCAGCACGCGCGATCCCGTCGGCATACAGATCGATCAGCACGGGTTGATGGCGAACGCCGCACGCGCGGTGCGCGACGGGCTGGCCATCGGCGCCGACGACCGTGCGGTGTCCTGGTTGCCGTTTTACCATGATATGGGCCTCATCGGCTTTCTGGCGATGCCGGTAACCTGTCAGATGTCAGTGGATTATCTGGCGCCGGAGGCGTTCGCCCTGCGGCCCACGTTGTGGCTGGAGCTGATCTCGGCGAACCGCGGCACAGTGGCGTTCAGCCCGACCTTCGGCTACGAGCTCTGCACCCGCCGCGCGCCCGGGCTGAAAGAGCTAGATCTCAGCAGCTGGCGAATCGCGGGGGTTGGTGGCGAGCGCGTGCGCCCGGAAACGCTGGAGGCCTTCGCCGCGACCTTCGCGCCGGCCGGCTTCCACGCGACGGCCTTCACGCCGTCCTACGGGCTGGCGGAAGCGACGCTTGCCGTAAGCTTCCACGCCACGAGGCACGCCCCGGTGGTCGACACGGTGGATGCCACGGCGCTGATGCGGGACGGTGAAGCCCGGCCGGTGTCGGCTGGCGACACCGCGCAGGCATGCCGTTTCGTTGCGTGTGGCCGGCCGCTGACCGACCATCAGGTCCAGATTCGGGACAGCGCCGGGCGCCGTCTTGCCGAGCGCGCGGTGGGCCGGATCTTCGTCGCTGGCCCCAGCCTGATGCGGGGCTACGTCGACAACGATGCGAACAGTGTCGGCGCGCCGCAGCCTGATGGGTGGCCGGACGGCTGGCTGGACACGGGCGATCTCGGCTACCTTGCCGACGGTGCCCTCTACGTCACCGGCCGCCGGAAGGATCTGATCATCGTCAACGGCCGCAACATCCCACCGCAGGACCTGGAGTGGGTTGCTGAACAGGCGGTCGATAGGTTGTCCGACCGCGACACCGCCGCCTTCTCGGTGCTTGATTCGGCGGGGCGGGAAACACCGGTCTTGCTTGCGCAGATTCGCGCACGGGACCCGCAGGTCCGCAAGCGCCTGCGCGAGCGCATCCAGGCCGCGCTGTTCCAGAGCTTAGCTATCACCTGCCGTGTCATACTTGTCCCGCCGCGTAGCTTGCCGTTCACAAGCTCGGGTAAGCTCAGTCGGACCAAGGCGCGCGAGTTGTACCTTTCCGGCAGCTTGGGCAATGCCGGCCCGGCGGCAACAGCTGGCGAGTGA
- a CDS encoding NAD-dependent epimerase/dehydratase family protein produces the protein MTGAGGFLGRRVVAQLARTGYSVRALYHRRGPDGTADVEPVRGSLADAEALDRLVAGCDAVIHLAGLVAADRPGRFDAVNHAGTVRLAERAAAARVGRFLFVSSLAARHPALSPYAASKRAGERALTGRMDLPVDVLRPPAVYGPGDPQILMFLRLLRLRIAPLPGPPTARVCLIHADDAASAIAAWLAGPGASGAIYEIADDRPDGYSWRELMEIAACACGVRPWYLRLGRPALIPLGALGEGVARLTGRAAPLSRGKVRELTHPDWRTDWTAFGRRTGWGPTVELRAGLTRTVDWYRAHGWL, from the coding sequence GTGACCGGGGCGGGCGGATTTCTCGGGCGGCGCGTCGTCGCCCAGCTGGCTAGGACGGGGTATTCCGTCCGCGCGCTCTACCACAGGCGCGGGCCTGACGGCACTGCGGACGTGGAGCCCGTTCGCGGCAGCCTGGCGGATGCGGAGGCCCTGGACCGACTCGTCGCGGGCTGCGATGCGGTGATCCACTTGGCCGGTCTAGTCGCCGCTGACCGGCCGGGCCGGTTCGACGCGGTCAACCACGCCGGAACCGTCCGGCTGGCCGAGCGCGCGGCCGCCGCACGGGTTGGCCGCTTCCTTTTCGTCTCCAGTCTTGCGGCGCGGCATCCGGCGTTGTCGCCCTACGCGGCAAGCAAGCGCGCCGGAGAGCGGGCGTTGACCGGGCGCATGGATCTGCCGGTCGACGTGCTCCGGCCGCCGGCGGTGTACGGGCCGGGAGACCCGCAGATCCTTATGTTCCTGCGGTTGCTCCGGCTGCGGATCGCCCCGCTTCCCGGTCCGCCCACGGCCCGGGTCTGTCTCATCCACGCCGACGACGCGGCCTCAGCCATCGCCGCCTGGCTCGCGGGCCCGGGCGCGTCCGGGGCGATTTACGAGATCGCCGATGACCGGCCTGACGGCTACAGCTGGCGCGAGCTGATGGAGATAGCCGCATGTGCCTGTGGCGTGCGGCCGTGGTATTTGCGTCTCGGGCGGCCAGCCCTTATCCCGTTGGGGGCACTAGGCGAGGGGGTGGCGCGTCTCACCGGGCGGGCCGCGCCGTTATCGCGCGGCAAGGTGCGCGAGCTGACCCATCCCGATTGGCGGACCGACTGGACGGCCTTTGGCCGGCGAACCGGCTGGGGGCCCACTGTCGAGTTGCGCGCCGGGCTAACCCGGACGGTCGACTGGTACCGGGCGCACGGCTGGCTCTAG
- a CDS encoding acyl carrier protein yields the protein MTENTVGTPTPEHREIVEAVCAELEKHNTTGIQLHEDTDVTGELAIDSVAVMDLMFELEERFDIAVPLNQLGSVRTIGQIADLVRSQAKSGGQQTE from the coding sequence ATGACCGAAAATACGGTTGGGACGCCGACCCCGGAGCACCGCGAGATTGTTGAGGCCGTGTGCGCAGAACTGGAAAAACACAACACGACCGGCATTCAACTCCACGAAGATACCGACGTCACCGGCGAACTAGCGATCGACTCGGTCGCCGTGATGGATCTGATGTTCGAATTGGAAGAGCGGTTCGACATCGCGGTGCCATTGAACCAACTGGGGAGTGTACGCACGATCGGGCAGATTGCGGACCTTGTCCGGTCGCAGGCCAAATCCGGGGGGCAGCAAACCGAATGA
- the spt gene encoding serine palmitoyltransferase produces MKDLLAKFTAVGRQHAELLAQVGSDPLGVRVDRVIGPTEAEIEGRRCVLLGSNNYLGLTFEPTALEGAHAALDAAGTGTTGSRVANGSYSLHQDLERQLAAFFGRRHALLFSTGYQANVGMLSAIAGRDDTVLIDSDCHASIYDGCKLSDATVQRFRHNDPENLDRRLARLQAPGNALVVIEGIYSMLGDRAPVREIAEVTRRHGAYLMVDEAHSLGVTGPGARGVAAEAGVADKVDFIVGTFSKSVGTIGGFCAADHDALEAIRLSARAYLFTASLPPAVVASARCTLERMRTDPGLRDRLWANAEIVYDGLARMGFELGPEKTPVIAVRMPDTQTGLTTWRDLLDDGVYVNLALPPATPNGNCLLRCSVCAAHSADQLDHVLAAFARVADAPDWRGTAAE; encoded by the coding sequence ATGAAAGATCTACTCGCCAAGTTCACCGCCGTCGGGCGCCAGCATGCTGAGCTCTTGGCCCAGGTTGGTAGCGATCCGCTCGGGGTCCGCGTCGATCGCGTGATCGGGCCAACAGAAGCGGAGATTGAGGGCCGTCGCTGCGTGCTCCTGGGCTCCAACAACTACCTGGGGCTGACCTTCGAGCCGACGGCGCTTGAGGGCGCGCACGCCGCCCTCGACGCAGCTGGAACTGGGACCACCGGGTCGCGGGTGGCAAACGGCTCCTACAGTCTGCACCAGGACCTGGAGCGCCAGCTTGCGGCCTTCTTTGGGCGCCGGCACGCGCTGTTGTTCAGCACCGGTTACCAGGCGAATGTCGGCATGCTCTCCGCGATCGCCGGCCGAGACGACACTGTCCTGATCGACTCCGACTGCCACGCCAGCATCTACGACGGCTGCAAACTGAGTGATGCCACGGTCCAGCGCTTCCGCCACAACGACCCGGAGAACCTGGACCGCCGTCTGGCCCGCCTGCAGGCGCCAGGCAACGCGCTGGTGGTGATCGAGGGGATTTACTCAATGCTGGGTGACCGCGCTCCCGTGCGGGAAATCGCCGAGGTCACCCGGCGTCACGGCGCCTATCTTATGGTGGACGAGGCGCATTCCCTGGGCGTGACCGGACCGGGCGCCCGTGGCGTCGCGGCGGAAGCGGGCGTCGCGGACAAGGTCGACTTCATCGTCGGCACCTTTTCCAAGAGTGTGGGCACGATCGGCGGGTTTTGCGCCGCCGACCACGACGCACTGGAAGCGATCCGCCTGTCGGCGCGCGCCTATCTCTTCACCGCATCCCTGCCCCCCGCTGTGGTAGCGTCGGCCAGGTGCACGCTGGAGCGAATGCGTACCGATCCCGGTTTGCGCGACCGGCTGTGGGCCAACGCCGAGATTGTCTACGACGGGCTCGCTCGAATGGGATTTGAGCTCGGGCCGGAGAAGACGCCGGTAATCGCCGTGCGCATGCCGGACACGCAGACCGGCCTCACCACTTGGCGCGACCTGCTGGACGACGGCGTGTACGTAAACCTAGCGCTACCCCCGGCAACCCCGAACGGCAACTGCCTGCTGCGCTGTTCCGTCTGCGCCGCGCACTCAGCCGACCAACTGGACCACGTGCTTGCTGCATTCGCGCGGGTGGCGGACGCGCCCGATTGGCGCGGCACGGCCGCAGAGTAG
- a CDS encoding diacylglycerol/lipid kinase family protein → MSDIAVLSNPASGNNRTRARRELEALTRARGIDHLQPARLRELPNALRTLAARNTRVLAIDGGDGTVVAVVTALRRHKPFTREPILAVLSGGSTNMIARDAGCPGAPAAALARLLKHWDTTDGQLPIVTRRPLLVRSAGAPPSYGFFLGGVGIPRVTAAARRGLYARGIAGPLAWSLALIWSLWRLACGGLKTTPLLRPADVRIVCNDSPGATAPRIAVIVTSLERLLLGLRPVSPGDGVGVAVINAHVPGLWRRAPSALWRPWPSFTAIESKPFAACRCRSVALSATEDWVLDGEPLDGPADATLTVQSDSSLRFVVA, encoded by the coding sequence ATGAGCGATATCGCGGTCTTGTCCAACCCGGCCAGCGGCAACAACCGCACGCGCGCTCGCCGCGAGCTCGAGGCGCTCACCCGCGCCCGCGGGATCGACCATCTACAACCGGCGAGGCTACGGGAACTTCCCAACGCGCTGCGCACCCTCGCGGCGCGGAACACTCGCGTGCTCGCGATCGACGGCGGCGACGGCACGGTGGTCGCAGTCGTGACCGCGCTGCGCCGGCACAAGCCTTTCACTCGCGAGCCGATTCTTGCGGTTTTGTCCGGCGGCAGCACCAACATGATCGCCCGCGATGCCGGCTGCCCAGGCGCGCCCGCGGCCGCTCTTGCACGCCTGCTCAAACACTGGGACACGACCGACGGCCAGCTGCCAATAGTTACGCGGCGTCCGCTTCTGGTGCGGAGCGCGGGCGCGCCGCCGTCCTACGGGTTCTTCCTCGGCGGCGTGGGGATCCCGCGGGTAACGGCAGCCGCGCGGCGCGGTCTGTATGCCCGCGGCATTGCTGGCCCACTCGCGTGGTCGCTCGCCCTGATCTGGAGCCTTTGGCGCCTGGCGTGTGGTGGGCTCAAAACCACGCCCCTCCTCCGACCGGCCGACGTGCGGATCGTCTGCAACGACAGTCCGGGCGCGACCGCACCCCGCATCGCCGTGATTGTCACCAGCCTTGAACGGCTGCTGCTCGGTTTACGCCCGGTATCGCCCGGCGATGGCGTCGGCGTGGCGGTGATCAACGCCCACGTCCCAGGCCTCTGGCGGCGTGCGCCGTCCGCGCTATGGCGCCCTTGGCCGTCCTTTACGGCCATCGAGTCGAAACCGTTCGCGGCATGCCGCTGCCGATCGGTCGCGCTGAGCGCGACCGAAGACTGGGTGCTAGACGGGGAGCCGCTCGACGGTCCGGCCGACGCCACCCTTACGGTGCAGTCGGACAGCTCGCTCCGCTTCGTCGTGGCGTGA